A genomic region of Natronoarchaeum mannanilyticum contains the following coding sequences:
- a CDS encoding PAS domain S-box protein, which produces MTDDNRVLCLSVDADAADRIAAPLEWSYPRITVIGTADLDEGIAHVEDGGIDCVVTDRSTLRERPDLFSTLRRRHPDLSVLVLSPYDAESGSGTALAEVVDFLDGVDDEAFGGWVANAVVTGPDSDEPPGGNRAEDVVRDVRHGLVDATSPLDIEHAVCDQLTMGGRYAFAWVGEYDPGERQVVPWVTSAAADDWPTSRTFGIGTGPTSTVLERVLRTRETQVVEDVATHAEDVPWREAAVDRGCTAAMFVPLTADGELRGVLGVYTDADDGFSDVDRSAIGEIGETTAHVLDTMAIRGEYDQQERVLRRYERLVETVGDGMYALDADGHFMTVNNGLLEMTGYTREGLLGEHISVLLDDEDVQRRRETIDHLRGTGDDETEALEITIRRKDGASVPCENRIALLPNDDKREGTVGVIRDVTERKKRERELERQNERLEAFAGIVSHDLRNPLSVAQGYLDIVAERAGEIEALRNVRDALDRMEDIIGDVLALARHGQTVTETEQLTLRGVVEDAWSNVSTEDAALEIEDSGPIAADRSRLLRSLENLFRNSIEHGAEDVTVRVGLLDRSAPDADEQDGAARSTGFYVEDDGPGMPAEIREHAFESSFSTSDEGLGIGLWVVREVASAHGWTIEATESESGGGERPEGSQSSEDERSESSGARFEFGDVRERPE; this is translated from the coding sequence ATGACGGACGACAACCGCGTCCTCTGTCTGAGCGTCGACGCCGACGCGGCCGACCGGATCGCCGCCCCGCTGGAGTGGTCCTACCCCCGGATCACCGTGATCGGTACGGCCGACCTCGACGAGGGGATCGCCCACGTCGAGGACGGCGGGATCGACTGCGTCGTCACCGATCGTTCGACGCTGCGGGAGCGACCGGACCTGTTTTCGACGCTCCGGCGACGCCATCCCGACCTGTCCGTCCTCGTGCTCTCGCCCTACGACGCCGAATCGGGGAGCGGGACGGCGCTGGCCGAAGTCGTGGACTTCCTCGACGGCGTCGACGACGAGGCGTTCGGCGGGTGGGTCGCCAACGCCGTCGTCACCGGTCCCGACAGCGACGAGCCGCCGGGCGGCAACCGGGCCGAAGACGTCGTGCGCGACGTCCGGCACGGACTCGTCGACGCCACGTCGCCGTTGGACATCGAACACGCCGTCTGCGACCAGCTCACGATGGGCGGGCGCTACGCGTTCGCGTGGGTCGGCGAGTACGATCCCGGCGAGCGCCAGGTTGTCCCGTGGGTGACGAGCGCGGCGGCCGACGACTGGCCGACCTCGCGGACGTTCGGCATCGGGACGGGGCCGACCTCGACGGTGCTCGAGCGGGTGTTGCGAACCCGCGAAACGCAGGTCGTCGAGGACGTCGCGACCCACGCCGAGGACGTTCCGTGGCGCGAGGCCGCCGTCGATCGGGGCTGTACGGCCGCGATGTTCGTCCCGCTGACCGCGGACGGCGAACTCCGCGGCGTCCTCGGCGTCTACACGGACGCCGACGACGGGTTCAGCGACGTGGACCGCAGCGCTATCGGCGAGATCGGCGAGACGACCGCCCACGTGCTCGACACGATGGCGATCCGGGGCGAGTACGATCAGCAGGAGCGCGTCCTCCGACGCTACGAGCGACTCGTCGAGACGGTCGGCGACGGGATGTACGCCCTCGACGCCGACGGCCACTTCATGACCGTCAACAACGGGCTACTGGAGATGACGGGCTACACGAGGGAGGGGCTGCTCGGCGAGCACATCTCCGTCCTGCTCGACGACGAGGACGTCCAGCGGCGCCGCGAGACGATCGATCACCTCCGCGGCACCGGGGACGACGAGACGGAGGCGCTGGAGATCACGATCAGGCGGAAAGACGGCGCGAGCGTCCCCTGCGAGAATCGGATCGCGTTGTTGCCGAACGACGACAAGCGCGAGGGCACCGTCGGCGTCATCCGTGACGTCACCGAACGCAAGAAGCGCGAGCGAGAGTTGGAACGCCAGAACGAGCGTCTCGAGGCGTTCGCCGGAATCGTCAGCCACGATCTCCGCAACCCGCTGTCGGTCGCCCAGGGGTATCTCGACATCGTCGCCGAGCGCGCCGGCGAGATCGAGGCGCTGCGGAACGTCCGCGACGCGCTCGACCGGATGGAAGACATCATCGGCGATGTGCTCGCGCTCGCGCGCCACGGTCAGACGGTCACGGAGACCGAACAGCTGACGCTGCGGGGCGTCGTCGAGGACGCCTGGTCGAACGTCTCGACCGAGGACGCCGCGCTGGAGATCGAGGACTCAGGGCCGATCGCGGCGGACCGTTCGCGGCTACTCCGGTCGCTGGAGAACCTCTTCAGGAACTCGATCGAACACGGCGCCGAGGACGTGACGGTTCGCGTCGGACTGCTCGACCGGTCCGCTCCCGACGCCGACGAGCAGGACGGCGCGGCGCGCTCGACCGGGTTCTACGTCGAGGACGACGGCCCGGGGATGCCGGCGGAGATCCGCGAGCACGCGTTCGAGTCCTCCTTTAGCACCTCCGACGAGGGGCTGGGGATCGGCCTGTGGGTGGTCCGCGAGGTCGCCAGCGCCCACGGCTGGACGATCGAGGCGACCGAGAGCGAGTCGGGGGGCGGTGAGCGACCCGAGGGGTCGCAATCCTCGGAAGACGAGCGGAGCGAGTCTTCCGGCGCCCGCTTCGAGTTCGGCGACGTGCGGGAACGTCCGGAGTGA
- a CDS encoding DUF7405 family protein: protein MTDPASGRGISRREFAKAAVAIGGASAFAACTERERAPDIPTGPDDVSGYPERQHAWNEVTATDEHGNDVPPRHHVLVFLNVPGDGTPDDEGREQVEAALRNLERTYRRDAEGLLFTVGYSPAYFDRFDAALPESVGLQEPRALTELEDPELDRQDVVVHLASDYAQVVIGAEEALVGNRDELNGVEITDDVSGVLEKADRRTGFIGDGLPAENQDVEGIPDSEPVPEDAPLYMGFESGFEKNQASEDRVSIAEGPFAGGTTQQLSKIRLNLQQWYEQDSREHRVASMFCPAHAEEDRVEGTGENLGNDSGVGDCAEDVMDDASESGVVGHAQKVARARDDDDSPIMLRRDFDSTDGGAAGLHFLSLQRSIADFVETREAMTGNDVAENTAVGTATNNGIKRYMTVTRRGNFLLPPRPHRSLPTPRPDA, encoded by the coding sequence ATGACAGACCCCGCGTCAGGACGCGGCATCTCCCGCCGCGAGTTCGCGAAAGCCGCGGTCGCGATCGGCGGCGCGTCGGCGTTCGCGGCCTGCACCGAGCGCGAGCGGGCGCCGGACATCCCGACGGGCCCCGACGACGTCTCGGGCTATCCCGAGCGACAGCACGCGTGGAACGAGGTGACCGCGACCGACGAGCACGGTAACGACGTCCCGCCGCGACACCACGTTCTCGTCTTCTTGAACGTCCCCGGCGACGGGACGCCGGACGACGAGGGCCGCGAGCAGGTCGAGGCCGCCCTCCGGAACCTCGAACGAACCTACCGGCGCGACGCCGAAGGGCTACTGTTCACGGTCGGCTACTCGCCGGCCTACTTCGATCGGTTCGACGCCGCGCTGCCCGAGTCGGTCGGCCTCCAGGAGCCCAGAGCGCTGACCGAACTGGAGGACCCGGAGCTCGATCGGCAGGACGTCGTCGTCCACCTGGCGAGCGACTACGCGCAGGTCGTGATCGGCGCCGAGGAGGCGCTGGTGGGCAACCGCGACGAGCTCAACGGCGTCGAGATCACCGACGACGTGAGCGGCGTCCTCGAGAAGGCCGACCGGCGAACCGGCTTCATCGGCGACGGGCTCCCGGCGGAGAACCAGGACGTCGAGGGGATCCCCGACTCAGAGCCGGTGCCCGAGGACGCCCCGCTGTACATGGGCTTCGAGTCCGGCTTCGAGAAGAACCAGGCCAGCGAGGACCGCGTCTCGATCGCCGAAGGCCCCTTCGCCGGCGGGACGACTCAGCAACTCTCGAAGATCCGCCTCAACCTCCAGCAGTGGTACGAGCAGGACAGCCGCGAGCACCGCGTCGCCTCGATGTTCTGCCCGGCCCACGCCGAGGAGGACCGCGTCGAGGGCACGGGCGAGAATCTCGGGAACGACAGCGGCGTCGGCGACTGCGCCGAGGACGTGATGGACGACGCCAGCGAATCGGGCGTCGTCGGCCACGCCCAGAAGGTCGCCCGCGCCCGCGATGACGACGACTCGCCGATCATGCTCCGACGGGACTTCGACTCGACGGACGGCGGCGCCGCGGGGCTGCACTTCCTCTCCCTGCAGCGCTCGATCGCCGACTTCGTCGAGACGCGCGAGGCGATGACCGGCAACGACGTCGCCGAGAACACGGCCGTCGGCACCGCGACGAACAACGGCATCAAGCGCTACATGACGGTGAC